The following proteins are encoded in a genomic region of Haloarcula salinisoli:
- the msrA gene encoding peptide-methionine (S)-S-oxide reductase MsrA: MTTVEDDQPTLTALDVDAEALPPADTETATFGMGCFWGPDARFGATVGVVRTRVGYAGGTEPNPSYYSLGDHTEVVQVEYDPETLDYSDLLDVFWANHNPFGGAHKRQYRGVVLVHDDGQRETAEDTKAALEDRTGQSVETAIESLDSFTPAEDYHQKYELRSTPVLGDELEDLYGPALVDSTVAARLNGFVAGHGDADQREALLSDIALSPAALSELERRL, from the coding sequence ATGACCACAGTCGAGGACGACCAGCCGACACTCACGGCACTCGACGTCGACGCCGAGGCCCTGCCGCCCGCTGACACCGAGACGGCGACGTTCGGGATGGGCTGTTTCTGGGGGCCGGACGCCCGCTTCGGAGCGACGGTGGGCGTCGTTCGCACACGCGTCGGCTACGCTGGGGGGACGGAGCCGAACCCGAGCTACTACTCGCTGGGCGACCACACCGAGGTCGTGCAGGTCGAGTACGACCCCGAAACACTCGACTATTCGGACCTGCTGGACGTGTTCTGGGCGAACCACAACCCCTTCGGTGGCGCTCACAAGCGCCAGTATCGGGGCGTCGTGCTGGTCCACGACGACGGCCAGCGCGAGACGGCCGAGGACACGAAAGCGGCCCTCGAAGACCGGACGGGCCAGTCCGTCGAGACGGCCATCGAGTCGCTCGACTCGTTCACCCCGGCGGAGGACTACCACCAGAAGTACGAGCTCCGGTCGACGCCGGTGCTGGGCGACGAGCTGGAAGATCTCTACGGGCCGGCGCTGGTCGATTCGACCGTCGCGGCGCGGCTGAACGGCTTCGTCGCGGGTCACGGCGACGCCGACCAGCGCGAGGCCCTGCTCTCCGATATCGCGCTCTCGCCGGCGGCGCTGTCCGAACTCGAACGACGGCTCTAA
- a CDS encoding cob(I)yrinic acid a,c-diamide adenosyltransferase: MTIYTGRGDQGQTDLRTMDRVSKDSRRIEAYGTVDEVNALVGVVRPTGYDDIDDDLRTIQNHLHIVQADFANPSPGEDDPQITEEHVDSIEDMIDEADEELDALESFILPSGSEPGAKLHHARAVCRRAERRCVSLAAEEAGVNGTAIIYLNRLSDTLFTLARLVNKREGVREESPEY; encoded by the coding sequence ATGACCATCTACACCGGCCGCGGCGACCAGGGCCAGACCGACCTGCGGACGATGGACCGCGTCTCGAAAGACTCCCGACGCATCGAGGCATATGGCACCGTCGACGAGGTCAACGCGCTGGTCGGCGTCGTTCGTCCGACGGGGTACGACGATATCGACGACGACCTGCGGACCATCCAGAACCACCTCCACATCGTCCAGGCGGATTTCGCGAACCCCAGTCCCGGTGAGGACGACCCACAGATAACCGAGGAACACGTCGATTCCATCGAGGACATGATAGACGAGGCCGACGAGGAACTGGACGCGCTGGAGTCGTTCATCCTGCCCTCGGGTTCGGAACCGGGCGCGAAGCTCCACCACGCCCGCGCCGTCTGTCGCCGCGCCGAGCGGCGCTGTGTCTCGCTGGCCGCCGAGGAGGCCGGCGTCAACGGGACGGCCATCATCTATCTCAACCGGCTCTCTGATACGCTGTTTACCCTCGCGCGGCTGGTCAACAAGCGCGAAGGGGTCCGGGAGGAGAGCCCGGAGTACTGA
- a CDS encoding DUF7317 family protein, with amino-acid sequence MSYTSLTTALTLYYGGTLGLEQAAAYGGVGTGKLASELRSRGFEVREEDGDVLVEAAN; translated from the coding sequence ATGTCATACACCTCCCTCACGACGGCGCTGACGCTGTACTACGGCGGAACTCTCGGTCTGGAACAGGCCGCGGCCTACGGCGGCGTAGGCACCGGGAAGCTGGCCTCGGAGCTCCGCTCGCGGGGCTTCGAGGTCCGCGAAGAGGACGGGGACGTGCTTGTCGAAGCCGCTAACTGA
- the mvaD gene encoding phosphomevalonate decarboxylase MvaD, with protein sequence MKATAKAHPIQGLVKYHGMRDEQRRMPYHDSISVSTAPSRTKTTVEFDASLDGDEYVIDGETVEGRGAERIDSVVDHVRELAGIDDPVRFESTNDFPTNIGFGSSSSGFAAAATALVEAAGLDMTHPEISTVARRGSASAARAVTGAFSHLKTGVNDQDCRSERIETDLEDDLRIVAGMVPSYKETEAAHKEAADSHMFQARMAHIQYQISDMRDALYDADFARAFELAEHDSLSLAATTMTGPAGWVYWQPRTIEIFNTVRALRDEEDIPVYFSVDTGASTYVNTTAEYVDRVEEAVADCGVDTRIWEVGGPAKVLDESDALF encoded by the coding sequence ATGAAAGCGACCGCGAAGGCTCACCCCATTCAGGGGCTGGTGAAGTACCACGGGATGCGCGACGAACAGCGGCGGATGCCGTACCACGACAGCATCTCGGTCAGCACGGCGCCGAGCCGGACGAAGACCACCGTCGAGTTCGACGCCTCCCTCGACGGCGACGAGTACGTCATCGACGGCGAGACGGTCGAGGGCCGGGGTGCCGAGCGAATCGACTCGGTCGTCGACCACGTCCGCGAGCTGGCCGGTATCGACGACCCGGTTCGCTTCGAGTCGACCAACGACTTCCCGACGAACATCGGTTTTGGCTCCTCCTCGTCGGGCTTTGCCGCGGCGGCGACGGCACTGGTCGAGGCCGCCGGCCTCGACATGACTCACCCCGAGATATCCACGGTCGCGCGCCGGGGCTCCGCTTCGGCCGCTCGCGCCGTCACGGGTGCGTTCTCCCACCTCAAGACCGGCGTCAACGACCAGGACTGTCGCAGCGAGCGCATCGAGACCGACCTCGAAGACGACCTGCGCATCGTCGCCGGGATGGTCCCCTCCTACAAGGAGACCGAAGCCGCCCACAAGGAGGCCGCCGACAGCCACATGTTCCAGGCCCGGATGGCCCACATCCAGTACCAGATTTCGGATATGCGGGACGCCCTGTACGACGCCGACTTCGCTCGGGCGTTCGAGCTGGCCGAACACGACTCGCTGTCGCTGGCCGCGACGACGATGACCGGCCCCGCCGGCTGGGTGTACTGGCAGCCCCGGACCATCGAGATTTTCAACACCGTCCGAGCGCTCCGCGACGAGGAGGACATCCCGGTGTACTTCTCGGTCGACACCGGCGCGAGCACCTATGTGAATACGACCGCCGAGTACGTCGACCGCGTCGAGGAAGCGGTCGCGGACTGTGGCGTCGACACCCGTATCTGGGAGGTCGGCGGACCCGCGAAAGTGCTGGACGAATCCGACGCGCTGTTCTGA